From a single Pseudomonas triticicola genomic region:
- a CDS encoding DUF6311 domain-containing protein, with amino-acid sequence MKLCSTSRAAALLPVLLGILAFFIVVGPRALNPMNIAWLGDGDPATHYQGWVFFRHSPWSFPLGLNPSYGLELSNGLIFSDSNPLFAFLFKPFSALLPEPFQYFGLWLLTCFILQSWFAWKLLGLVTRDAVVRLLGTGLFLFVPAMLIRMSVHLSLGGHFMLLAALYLALRPFTPKRSLAWGTLLAAAALIHAYLLAMIALIWLADLAAHTLRRHLAPRKAGAELIGLFLLVSLCCWQAGYFSVGDDGLALMGYGLFRANVLSFFDPGTWSFALRDMPGVLGDGDGFAFLGLGVVFLFICSFAAWLQRGTDVHLKPRRYPLLLLALAGLALFAFSNNIGVGPFELHIPLPDAVVAVATIFRGSGRMIWPVMYMAIFAILYVVIRGHTSRTARVLLGVALVLQVADTRSGWGESRNLFMATPAPQWPTPLVDPFWDQAARHYQAVRWLRPENYPEQWRTLAEFAGRHHLPTNAVYLGRMSTKATEAAQAVADQMVSAGQYATDTLYVLDSRTVLPAALTLDRETDVLARIDGLNVLAPGWKRCADCPPIVAADPLTLISPLKTNERVTFNVTSLATFFLGSGWSKSEPWGTWSEGSESQIILRPEPRVRSFVLEANALIAPSHTEQGLEVIVNDVPVLSTRLRKPEANVVSVDLPAEVQQRIEREGVLVIRFQYADAISPRALGMGLDPRKLAIGIRALTLH; translated from the coding sequence ATGAAGCTTTGCTCAACCTCTCGGGCCGCTGCGCTGTTGCCTGTGCTGCTAGGCATTCTGGCGTTTTTTATCGTGGTCGGCCCTCGGGCGTTGAACCCAATGAACATTGCCTGGCTGGGCGACGGCGACCCGGCCACCCATTACCAGGGTTGGGTGTTTTTCCGTCACTCGCCATGGAGCTTTCCGCTGGGGCTCAATCCGTCTTACGGACTGGAGTTGTCCAACGGCTTGATCTTTTCCGATTCCAATCCGCTGTTCGCCTTTTTGTTCAAGCCGTTCTCGGCGCTGTTGCCGGAGCCGTTTCAGTATTTCGGACTGTGGTTGCTGACCTGCTTCATTCTGCAGAGCTGGTTTGCCTGGAAACTGCTCGGCCTGGTGACCCGCGACGCGGTTGTGCGGTTGCTCGGCACCGGGCTGTTTTTATTCGTTCCGGCCATGCTGATCCGCATGAGCGTGCACCTGTCCCTGGGCGGTCATTTCATGTTGCTGGCTGCGCTTTATCTGGCGCTGCGGCCCTTCACGCCCAAGCGCTCTCTGGCCTGGGGAACGTTGCTGGCGGCGGCCGCGCTGATCCACGCCTATTTGCTGGCGATGATTGCGCTGATCTGGCTCGCTGATCTCGCAGCGCACACCCTGCGGCGACATTTGGCGCCGCGCAAAGCTGGGGCCGAACTGATCGGACTGTTTTTGCTGGTGAGTCTGTGCTGCTGGCAGGCGGGCTACTTCAGCGTCGGCGACGACGGCCTGGCATTGATGGGCTACGGCCTGTTCCGGGCCAACGTGCTGAGCTTTTTCGACCCGGGAACCTGGTCGTTTGCCCTGCGCGACATGCCCGGTGTGTTGGGCGACGGTGACGGTTTTGCTTTCCTTGGTTTGGGTGTGGTGTTCCTGTTCATCTGCTCCTTCGCGGCATGGCTGCAACGCGGCACGGATGTTCACCTCAAGCCACGTCGCTACCCGCTGCTGTTGCTCGCGCTGGCAGGCCTGGCGCTGTTTGCGTTTTCCAACAACATCGGTGTCGGCCCATTCGAGTTGCATATTCCACTGCCCGATGCGGTGGTGGCGGTAGCGACGATTTTTCGCGGTTCGGGACGGATGATCTGGCCGGTCATGTACATGGCGATCTTCGCCATCCTGTACGTGGTGATTCGCGGCCATACCTCGCGCACGGCACGGGTTCTGCTGGGCGTTGCCCTGGTGCTGCAAGTGGCGGATACGCGTTCCGGCTGGGGAGAGTCGCGCAACCTGTTCATGGCCACGCCGGCGCCACAATGGCCGACGCCACTGGTTGATCCATTCTGGGATCAGGCAGCCCGCCATTATCAGGCGGTACGATGGTTGCGCCCGGAGAATTATCCGGAGCAGTGGCGAACGCTGGCCGAGTTTGCCGGGCGTCATCATCTGCCGACCAATGCGGTTTACCTCGGCCGCATGAGTACCAAGGCCACCGAGGCGGCCCAGGCTGTGGCCGACCAGATGGTCAGCGCTGGTCAATACGCCACCGATACGCTGTATGTGCTCGATAGCCGCACTGTGCTGCCGGCCGCGCTGACCCTCGATCGCGAGACTGACGTACTCGCCAGAATCGACGGTTTGAACGTGCTGGCGCCCGGCTGGAAGCGTTGCGCCGATTGCCCGCCCATCGTGGCCGCTGATCCCCTTACGCTGATTTCGCCACTCAAGACGAACGAGCGCGTGACCTTCAACGTTACCAGCCTGGCGACGTTCTTCCTCGGCAGCGGATGGTCGAAAAGCGAACCGTGGGGCACGTGGTCCGAGGGCAGTGAGTCGCAAATCATTCTGCGGCCCGAGCCGCGGGTGAGGTCATTTGTGCTGGAAGCCAACGCGTTGATTGCGCCGTCGCATACCGAACAGGGGCTGGAAGTCATCGTCAACGATGTGCCGGTGCTCTCCACCCGTTTGCGCAAACCCGAAGCGAACGTTGTCAGCGTCGATCTGCCAGCCGAAGTGCAGCAGCGCATCGAACGTGAAGGCGTGCTGGTGATTCGTTTCCAGTACGCCGACGCCATCAGTCCTAGAGCCCTTGGCATGGGACTCGATCCGCGCAAACTGGCCATTGGCATTCGGGCGTTGACGCTTCATTGA
- a CDS encoding GtrA family protein, translating into MIGSERSALVRRGLRFALTGLFVTALHALVAVLFIRFIAPEPPLANGFAFAVATVVSYVINTTWSFSARLHGRTLLRFVSVSAGGFLLAMLVAWAAQMAGLHYLLGIGAVALTVPAFTFVLHNFWTYR; encoded by the coding sequence GTGATCGGCAGTGAGCGTTCAGCGTTGGTCCGCCGTGGTCTGCGCTTTGCCCTGACCGGGCTGTTCGTCACTGCGCTGCATGCGCTGGTGGCTGTGCTGTTCATCCGCTTCATCGCGCCCGAACCGCCGCTGGCCAATGGTTTCGCCTTTGCCGTGGCGACCGTTGTGTCTTATGTGATCAATACCACCTGGAGCTTTTCAGCTCGCCTGCACGGGCGCACGTTACTGCGCTTTGTGTCGGTCTCGGCGGGCGGTTTTCTATTGGCGATGCTGGTTGCCTGGGCGGCGCAAATGGCTGGGTTGCACTATCTGCTCGGGATCGGCGCCGTGGCCCTGACGGTGCCGGCATTTACTTTCGTTTTGCATAATTTCTGGACGTATCGATGA